The DNA window CAAAAGGAATAAAATGTCCTTTCATGCGTTTCTTTTAGTTGATCTCAGGAAAAGTCATACAAATTATGTGgatgcataaatatataatataccacaGTTTGTATAAAAGAAGCCAACTGTACCTCAGACCTTCGTAGAAGGGTAGCCAATACAACAATCCACTCTTTGAACTTGACGGAGCACATATGAGCCAAGAGGAATTCTGCATCCAACCGGCTTTGTAACATCCCCATTTGAAGCTGGATACATTAGAGACttcagtgagagagagagagagagtgtatttaaaaaaaaatagtggaatTAGATGCCTAATCATGCTTTGTGATCAAGCCTCTGCATCAATTCCTCTTCGGTTAAAACACTTAATATAGAGATTAATTAATGGCATTTAAGAGTTTTAAGATGTTAATGCCTTTTGCCCAATCAGTTCAAGCCCTGAAGCAAAGTTCTCCAAGCGAGCACATCCATATCTTTCTCTTTGAAGATACTCCTGCAGCACACGTTGTCATCAGAAAACTTGAAATCACTTCACAGTAGGACATAATATGCAGAAGAAAAACACAAGCTTTTCTTACCACCAAATCAAACTGGGTGCCTTTTACAAATGCAACAAGCTTGGAAAGTTCTTTCCCTGACATTAAATAACTAGCATGGTTTTCTAAGATATTCTTAACAGGAGCAACATGAGCACTTTGCTCTTTCAATGAGTTGCTGCTAGAacaaagagggaaaaaaagatCTGAAGTTAGTATCATATGGAATGTCAAAGCAACCGGGGCCTGAGAATCCTAAAAACCATATTGAAAATTTAACCTTTTATCCAAGGACTGCTTCCGGTAACTTGTACGGGATAGAAAATAGCCCAAGAATCTAGGAGATGATCTGTCTGAATCTGTGGATGCCTGTTCATACTCCCTTCCAGATCTCAACAAGAACCTCAcctaataataaaatgaagaagaaactaTTATCCCTCTTCAAGATATCGGTACCAATTgtcaaaaaaatcatatcatcataTCAAGCTCATACCAGCTCCCCAGCAAGCTCATATAATGATTCATCAAGCGTTGCCTGCAGAGGGTTTGACAATCATTGccaaaattaaacttaaaaaagaacaaacaaaaggCGAACAAGGTTAAAAATGGAATAATTTTTTGCAATGTAATACCAGTATCTACCTGTAATAAACGTAAAGCACAGTACTGACTGACGGCGGGACCTTCAAGTTTAGCAATTACCTAAACATtcaagatgaaatgaattgataaAACTAAATTGACAGGTTCACACACTCAGATCACATCTAAAGGCAGAAATATATTGTATGCGTTCAATAGTCTCAGACCAGATTTTGTCATGCATTTACAGGAgggacactttttttttcttgtgcatAGCCTTGTAACCACACAAgaagagattttgaaaatgTACCCCTTACATGGAGAATACTGCAGTTTATGTGTAggattgaaattttctttttcaaaggaaaaaaaaaaaaaacacttctatttccgatcattttttttttttttggttgttatTACCGATCAAATTCTAGCCAAATACTCTAGAAGAGGTAAATGATAGTAAGTATAATACTTGTTAAAGCATTGGATATTATGCATAACGTTAAACTGCTTACCATCATGTAATCAGGAGAGAAGAATGATGGCATcagttttaaataaagaaacatATTGTCTCGAAGAATGGTGCAacatatttaatagttaagctTTAACCCATACTtcagagaaagaagagaggTTGCCTTCCcaaaaaacagagtatttctTACAAGTATATAACAAGCAGCAGTTCGATACCATCTCCGCTGGAGGCATTCCTCAAACaacctaaaaatagaaaaaactagAAGTAAAAAACAATTGGATTTGagataataagaaaaaagaataccAAAATTAAGCATACAAAGTTGCACATGTCTGTGGTCCATAATTTGCCGCATTGTGATTAGTTCCTAACATAGATGATTCCTATACACTTCAAACATGaggtaaaaatattaaatggacgaaaaatgactaaaaataaaaagtgaagtGAAACACTGAACTCTGTTGATCTTCCAGCAGCAGAAAACAAATCTGCCCAATGTCGACCATCGGTTTTTCTTGCAACACTGACAACCACATCAAAATACTCTGGGAAACTTCTGATCAAATCACAGGTCTTCTCCAGAAGAGATGAGTTGTTAGCATATTTAGGGGCTGAAACGTGGTGCTTGTTTGTGTTTTGCCTGGAGTTCAATTTACCTAGTAAGCAACAGGGTTTGCATAAACACAGATAGAAATACTGAAATTATCACACAACTTCcctcaaaatagaaaattaggGGAAAATCATTTAAGAACAAGGAAATCATCAATGCCAATAAACAACTTGATTAAGGAACCAACTAACATGTTGGTATAATGGCTCAAGACCTGGTACCAAGTTATACCTTTATCAATGTTG is part of the Juglans regia cultivar Chandler unplaced genomic scaffold, Walnut 2.0 Scaffold_221, whole genome shotgun sequence genome and encodes:
- the LOC118345303 gene encoding guanine nucleotide exchange factor subunit RIC1-like isoform X3 gives rise to the protein MQNTNKHHVSAPKYANNSSLLEKTCDLIRSFPEYFDVVVSVARKTDGRHWADLFSAAGRSTELFEECLQRRWYRTAACYILVIAKLEGPAVSQYCALRLLQATLDESLYELAGELVRFLLRSGREYEQASTDSDRSSPRFLGYFLSRTSYRKQSLDKSNSLKEQSAHVAPVKNILENHASYLMSGKELSKLVAFVKGTQFDLVEYLQRERYGCARLENFASGLELIGQKLQMGMLQSRLDAEFLLAHMCSVKFKEWIVVLATLLRRFFWIFSSMICGYGRHIALPCSRIWHFLNTTICLKTWKRNFHQLQIWKRNEGTFGFGIQNADYALLLIEVIRCEDWSPTV
- the LOC118345303 gene encoding uncharacterized protein LOC118345303 isoform X4; translated protein: MLGTNHNAANYGPQTCATLLFEECLQRRWYRTAACYILVIAKLEGPAVSQYCALRLLQATLDESLYELAGELVRFLLRSGREYEQASTDSDRSSPRFLGYFLSRTSYRKQSLDKSNSLKEQSAHVAPVKNILENHASYLMSGKELSKLVAFVKGTQFDLVEYLQRERYGCARLENFASGLELIGQKLQMGMLQSRLDAEFLLAHMCSVKFKEWIVVLATLLRRFFWIFSSMICGYGRHIALPCSRIWHFLNTTICLKTWKRNFHQLQIWKRNEGTFGFGIQNADYALLLIEVIRCEDWSPTV
- the LOC118345303 gene encoding guanine nucleotide exchange factor subunit RIC1-like isoform X1; this translates as MLLSVFGFVSCICHINNSVHSYVSIFFLSNSVFVCVGQRDKREEALRLAQLSAEKPHFSHCLEWLLFTVFDTEITRQNTNKHHVSAPKYANNSSLLEKTCDLIRSFPEYFDVVVSVARKTDGRHWADLFSAAGRSTELFEECLQRRWYRTAACYILVIAKLEGPAVSQYCALRLLQATLDESLYELAGELVRFLLRSGREYEQASTDSDRSSPRFLGYFLSRTSYRKQSLDKSNSLKEQSAHVAPVKNILENHASYLMSGKELSKLVAFVKGTQFDLVEYLQRERYGCARLENFASGLELIGQKLQMGMLQSRLDAEFLLAHMCSVKFKEWIVVLATLLRRFFWIFSSMICGYGRHIALPCSRIWHFLNTTICLKTWKRNFHQLQIWKRNEGTFGFGIQNADYALLLIEVIRCEDWSPTV
- the LOC118345303 gene encoding guanine nucleotide exchange factor subunit RIC1-like isoform X2, with the translated sequence MLLSVFGFVSCICHINNSVHSYVSIFFLSNSVFVCVGQRDKREEALRLAQLSAEKPHFSHCLEWLLFTVFDTEITRQNTNKHHVSAPKYANNSSLLEKTCDLIRSFPEYFDVVVSVARKTDGRHWADLFSAAGRSTELFEECLQRRWYRTAACYILVIAKLEGPAVSQYCALRLLQATLDESLYELAGELVRFLLRSGREYEQASTDSDRSSPRFLGYFLSRTSYRKQSLDKSNSLKEQSAHVAPVKNILENHASYLMSGKELSKLVAFVKGTQFDLVEYLQRERYGCARLENFASGLELIGQKLQMGMLQSRLDAEFLLAHMCSVKFKEWIVVLATLLRRSEVLLDLFQHDMRLWKAYSITLQSHLAFSEYHDLLEDLEEKLSSVANLEEK